The following DNA comes from Sebastes fasciatus isolate fSebFas1 chromosome 3 unlocalized genomic scaffold, fSebFas1.pri SUPER_3_unloc_1, whole genome shotgun sequence.
GCCAGGGCGTCCACGTGGTTTGCCTTGCACTCGTCTGAGCCTGCGCCCTCTGATATGACCTTCACATTGCTAAGGTGAACCAGGAAATGCTCATCCTCCTCAAAGATGTCGTCATCAATTATGTCAATGCGGATTTCCTTTTCGGTCTCGCCTGGTTTGAACATGATAGTTCCTTCAGTGAACCGGTAATCTGAGCCGGCATTTGCGGTTCCATCTTCAGTCCGGTAATCCACTGAGACGGTGCTCGTTAGGTCTCCGCCACGGCGCACAACATTCAGCGCTACACTGCCACAGTTCTCCAGACACTGGTAGGTACCAGGGTCAAAGAACACCTTGGAGGAAAAGTCGTTGAGTGAAACCTCGGAGCAGATGTCGTGCTGGTTGGCCCTCTTGGCTTGGTCAGCGGCGTGCTTCTTCAGGATGTTGCCTGCTCCCGTCATGATCCTGGTCGCCTGACAGCGGTAGAAAGCCCGACTCTTCTGTTGCTGGGATAAAACTTGGTAATTGGCGAGCTCCATCAACTGCTCCATCTCCTTCTCAGGATGTttctgtttcagctccttcaggATCCTGGCCACCTCTCTGCGGGAGTCCTCCTCGTCCAGCTCCTTAAAATCAAACTCCTCTCCGTGGGAGTTGAGCATTCTCCCTTCCATTTCGATGTCGACCTTCGAGGGAAGCTCTGGTTCTCCCTCTGTTTCGATGATCATCCCTTTCTGCTTCCCTGCTCTGTATCGTTTGTACATGTATTTGTAGAAAAGAAGTCGTCGATCAGCCACGTAGGCGAGTCCAACACACAGGGGGAAGAAGAAGAGCGTGACCAGCCCCTCCCATATCTCAACAACTCCCGGAGAAAAGACGGCCAGGATCAGGTAAAGCCAGATGTATGCAAAGACGCTCCAGGTGGCGGTGATGAAGAACACCCTGAGGTGCTTCACCTTCCTGGTTTCTCCTTCAGGGATCACAGATACACAGAGGCCAATGATGACAAACATGTTGAAGGCGGCACTTCCTACGATGGTGTTAGGGCCCAGCTGGCCGGCGTTAAAGTTGTGACCGCAAACCTCCACGACGGACAGGAGGATCTCTGGGGCGGAGGAGCCCAGCGCCATCAGGGTCAGGTTGGACACCGTTTCGTTCCAGATGCGCACCGTTGTGGTGATCTTCTCACCGTTTGGTTTCTTGATGGTGATCTGTCTCTCCTGGGAGGTGATGACCTCAATGGATGCCATGAAGCGGTCAGCGATGATGGAGACACCCAAGAACATGTAAAACAACCCCACAAAGTAAATGGTGGCTCTGGCGAGGCGGTCGGTGAAGGCGGGGTTTTCTGGCTTCCATACTGGCAGGATAACGCCTTCAACGCAGCCGGTGGCACCTCCACATTTGGTGCTGTTGCTGAGCGTGTTGTTGGACGCCAGAGAAGAGCCTCCGGCTGCAGAATATGGAAGCTCAGTTAAGATGATGGTCAACAAGGAGAGCAGCTGATAGGTGGAGATCAGGGATGAGGTCCCGGCTCGGCTCATGGTGACACTCGAGCTCCTTTAAACCTGCGAGACACAGAAGGAGACTCTTTGGTTTCTGTTGGATCGTGTTTGGAACTGGACTTGAATGGATCTGCTCCACTTCCCTTAAACTGAAAATCTTTTCCTTCTCTGGGACACTAAATCTAACTGTAGATGTTGTGAATGTTCACATATGATTTTAAAACAAGATGTTCTTAATACTGATTTCTACAATCTTTCTCAAAAGTAATTTACTAGTAATTCAGACTATTCTCGTACACCGTTCCAaaccattctcactcccaactctcAGATACCGCCGCCTCGGTATCAGAAACCGACCCAAAGGGTTCCCCTCTAGCGTTACTGTTGGACGGACCAGAGATGGCGTGTCACTccacgctcgttacatgcatagtgtcctttcaaaataaacttctgttttcacaggaagttaggtttaggcaacacaaccacttaggctgggacgattcacctatctcccgattcaatactatcatgatCACTatcaatatgtattgtgatttttaagtattgcgattcgatattctgatttattgtgatttctATTAACTTGTTTAcctctagaccatgaagggaacaagttgaatcatacacttcttgggacttttactttggaaaatctctaaatgaatccagtataaatgtttgtttttcagcatgtatgtagtcagagatgtcctgaagtcaaatatatcaggatcattgtcaggaattattgattacatttattatccagcaacctaaaaatcttagattaaagacattttcctcacagattaatgggattttctttttaatttataatgttttatacttctggtgaatataatccatcaatctgatttccatagatgtattttgtatctacagttccctttgttaacaccttattttgaaaagcggacgtagtcccacgtgtctacttcctctaacttctccaaggtggtctctagctctcccgtcagctccgttctctttatccatccatggtcagctccatcggggccgtttcaatgcagagaacacaaatgtcagtatctgggtgctctacagtcgtagcgtcggaccatttgaccacggagacgagagcgacggccggctccaccgccacgttaccgcgatacgataacgtttcctgtccgtgacagagttagcatgcagctttggctctgctctgtgtagctctgcttttcctgtcaatgtgtgaaacccaaagtgtttccatcctttactggatgtgtagtgtttaccacgctggatttaacatgggagggtgcaggtcgtatccacgacgaccctccaacgttttagactctctgaggtttgttttggttgacggatacggaacggatatgacgtcacgttactcagactaccacaataaaagcggtaactgccttctacctccgcatagactcagatgaagcaaatatatcgattctggcattaaaacatcgaTTTAAAAATCGTTAAAGaaaaaatcacgatacataggtgaatggatttttttcccacccctactgtCCACTTAGTTCGAGTTAGGAAATGTTCTTGGTTGACGtcaacttcactgactaatgactcacaggactgacgataccgacgagtcatgtgactaaagactgatgCGACAAattaagtcaacgttacttttagtttgacGGGACGTGAACAgccgtctcctggttgaaagtcttgtgtttgtttgactcgtCCCCATCCCGCCCTGAACGCACtgaacatattgttttatgctaaatgcagtacctgtgagggtttctggacaatatctgtcattgatttgtgttaattgatttctaataataaatatatacatacatttgcataaagcagcatatttgtccactcccatgttgataagaggattaaatacttgactaatctccctttaaggaacatttagaacagatacaaaatgtgtccttaatttacgattaaatatattttattattataatatatattaaatattttaatcgattaaccgTCCTAGTGATAATGCAAATAATCCCTAGTTAGTTAGATACTTTATTTTAGAACAAAATCTATTAGTCCTTTTATAAGTcacattaattaacattaaattGTTATTAATATCAGACTGGATATTTATCAAAAGAATTTAATTTAAGTGAGAATTTAAAACAACTTGTtcctacatacatttttaaggACACCATAAACATGATTATATGCATCagtaatacatcataataccatataatatactgtattataacaTCAAATATACTGCTATACTACCTGCTCTATTGCAGTATTATCCTTTACGATAACACAGTTAcacatcagactgtatataaagtactctactaatactactactactactactagtactactaatactactactactactactactgtgtagATTGAATTCAGAAACCTACCGTCACTCAAACAGTTTCAGGATctgacagaagaaaaaaacaacaacgggACTTTTTTATCTAAATCTGAAACACAAAGACGAGAGAAGAGTTTTCATTGTGGAGCAGAAACTAAACGTTAATTAAGCATCaagttcttcttgttcttcttcttctgctgctgtgaaACAATTAAAACCCGTCAGacgagagacagagacaccGTCACCAGTAAACCTCTACACTGACTGTTCAAcaccaacctcctcctcctcctcctcctcctcctcctcctactgcatgtgattatcataaagtgggcatgtctgtaaaggggagactcgtgggtacccatagaacccatttacattcactgatctggaggtcagaggtcaagggacccctttggaaatgcacaacagttttttcctcgctaaaatttagcgtaactttggagcgttatttaacctccttcatgaccagctagtctgacctggttggtaccgatggattcatcaggttttatagtttactctGATACCagttatcttcactctagctttaaaactgcgttattaaattgtgttaatgcattaaagaaataaaactaatttgcattaacgagttattattgtgttaactttgacagctctagttgtTATAGTGACCCGGCCGTATATAAAGCAGCTGTATTTATTCCCATCtctaccagctgcaacattaatacACATTACACATCAATGCTTCAATAATCATAATATCCAATAATATACTACAtatattctgcataatgagtacttttggtactttaagtatattttaatacTAATAGTTCTGGACTTTCACTTCCAGTTCCACAAAAGAGACATTTCCTCTCTAAACTAgagaaaacaaatttgtgtttcaCAACTTCTTTCTTCCATTATGTCCCTCAGATTTATATCTAGTGACCCATTGGAGGGCAcgacccctaggttgggaaccactggactaaactagCTAATAAAACTAGCTCCACCTTCACTAGCTACAACCGATGTGTTAATACATCAgtaacgagtacttttacttttgatatgttaagtacattttgctgcaacctaaaaatcacaagtcgcgttaacacgttatcacGTTATCGCGTTATCGCGTTATCGCGTTATCGCGTTATCACGTTATcacgttatcacgttaactttgacagccctagttatataatatatcaacGTAAAGGTCTGTATGTGTCTGGTGTGTAACAAGGAACAGGAATCGTGGAGCATTCTGGAGCGTCGGTGCCATTTTGGGGGGGATAACGTACGAAGCGAGCAGCAGGTTTTTACTCCGTCTACTGGAGGTAATACTCCGTCTACTGGAGGTAATACTCCGTCTACTGGAGGTAATACACCGTCTGCTGGAGGTAATACACCGTCTGCTGGAGGTAATACACCGTCTACTGGAGGTAATACTCCGTCTACTTGGAGGTAATACGCCGTCTACTGGAGGTAATACTCCGTCTACTTGGAGGTAATACGCCGTCTACTGGAGGTAATACTCCGTCTACTTGGAGGTAATACGCCGTCTGCTGGAGGTAATACTCCGTCTACTGGAGGTAATACACCGTCTGCTGGAGGTAATACACCGTCTACTGGAGGTAATACACCATCTACTGGAGGTAATACACCGTCTGCTGGAGGTAATACACCGTCTGCTGGAGGTAATACACCGTCTGCTGGAGGTAATACACCGTCTGCTGGAGGTAATACACCGTCTGCTGGAGGTAATACACCGTCTACTGGAGGTAATACTCCGTCTGCTGGAGGTAATACACCGTCTGCTGGAGGTAATACACCGTCTACTGGAGGTAATACTCCGTCTGCTGGAGGTAATACTCCGTCTGCTGGAGGTAATACTCCGTCTGCTGGAGGTAATACTCCGTCTGCTGGAGGTAATACACTTTCTAATGGAGGTAATACAACGTCCACTGGAGGTAATACACCGTCTACTGGAGGTAATACTCCGTCTGCTGGAGGTAATACACCGTCTGCTGGAGGTAATACTCCGTCTGCTGGAGGTAATACTCCGTCTGCTGGAGGTAATACTCCGTCTGCTGGAGGTAATACACTTTCTAATGGAGGTAATACAACGTCCACTGGAGGTAATACACCGTCTACTGGAGGTAATACTCCGTCTACTGGAGGTAATACTCCGTCTGCTGGAGGTAATACTCCGTCTGCtggaggtaatacactgactgctGGAGGTAATACACCGTCTGCtggaggtaatacaccgactactggaggtaatacactgactactgGAGGTAATACACCGTCTACtggaggtaatacactgactactgGAGGTAATACACCGTCTACtggaggtaatacactgactactggaggtaatacactgactactgGAGGTAATACACCGTCTACTGGAGGTAATACACCGTCTatcatacaactaaactgagaaacacctgaactatccctttaataactCTGATTATCTGACATCATCTGAAATGAATAAAGAACAAtcatacatcatcatcatcatttggactttacaaccTGACTCATAACATTAACTGTAAAAcatcatcactgtaatacattttCTACGTGAATGAACAAAAACATGATGTCTTTTAGTACCTGACATAAAGATAACTGCACAATCAGATCTTTACTACTACGACTAGAATACTACTACTCCTTCTCTACTTCTCTACAAACACATTATGAGCTCATTACTGCAAGATTATTTAGATAACCGCTTAGCAACATTACCACAACATCGTCCCAACGTTTAAACAGCATCACTCTCACAATAcaacagtactactatactactacaaCAGTACTACATCAGTACCAGCTCCctaccagcagcagcatcatcatctcCTCCACAGCTGGATGAAACCTGCAGCTGGATGAACAAACTGAGTGAATTCTGCTCCTCGTCGTCCGGTCTGAGCGCCGGTACTCACctcgccagcagcagcaggagaagaGGAGTGCGTGGAGGAGGGAGAGCGGCGTCCGATAACTGCTCTAAAtttaacagaaacacacattgtTCTAAACATGGCCGCATAGCTGCCGGTGAGCTGCTTATCGTCGCCCTCCCAGCGGGCCATGGCCATACAAGGCTCTGCGGGGCCCGGGGCCatccagcagctcctcatccTCGCCGACACGTGGGAGAGATAACGGCTACCAGCTAACGGTAACGCCGACGGGCCACAACAGGCAGGAATGCTGGGATaagtgtcccccccccccctcacaacAGTGATTTTCCACTCAGAGAAGTTGACATCCAGAGACCTGCAGACCCCACGAGGTCCTGAGGACGTTCAACAGGAAGTCTGTAATGAACCTCAACGTCACGTCGGAGCTGATGCAACCACGACTCAACTCAAGGTCGAGGCAGACGGCCGTCCACCCGGAGCCTGATTCTGGTTCTGCCCGAGGTTTCTACCCGCTGATGGGGAGTTTTTCTTACCACTGTCGTACCTGGTGCTCGTTAGAGGATCTCTAGATTATACAGTAGACGGTTTAGagctgctctatatgaaaagtgccTCCAGATAAATTCTCttatgatttgacgctgtaTAAAGATGAATtgaaatgaattgaattgaactccTGAGAGCTCTGCACTGGCTGTGCAGATGTTTTCCTCTGGGCAGAGACAAcccagtctcacaggaaggcgtataaaaaCCACCACATTACACGACATTCAGCGTGTCAACAGGACGCATTTTAGctttttcgtgtgtcatttgtacgccacacaaaCGTCCGCAGCTCagacaagaaaaccacttagttagggttagggaaaacatcatggttgggcttaaaataagtacgtaaactaagttaaAATAGTATGTGAACTAAGTAAACTAAGTACGTAaacaagtaaaataagtacgtaaactaagttaaAATAATACGTAAACTaggtaaaataagtaaaatagtacgtaaactaagtaaaataagtaaaatagtacgtaaactaagtaaaataagtaaaatagtacgtaaactaagtttaataagtacataaactaagtttaataagtacgtaaaataagtatgtaaactaagttaTGTAAACTAATACTAGTATGTAACTAATAatagtatgtaaactaagtaagataagtatgtaaaatacgtacggaaactaACTaagtttatttttcacattacttttcgtaggtatgaATGGTTTTGTGCACGTTGTAGTAACTCAGTTTTCACAATGttgacattttacacatctttttttttttttttaagctgatATCGCGTCCAGGTCTAGATCAACATTCAGGGCTTTAAGAAGAAAACTCTCATTCTGCAGAAGTCCATTAattcatatacagtctataggaAGGTCCACTAATAAAACGCTTCATATTGTAAAGGATGTGGTTGTGAAGAGAAGAGAGTAAACCTTCTctaggatcaggatcaggatcaggatcaggatcaggatcaggaccAAACAGTCCAACAGACGGAACACAGCTGCTTCTAATAAACACTataacacacagagaggtacAGTACGGTCAGTTCCTGGTCTGATCTGATCTTTATTAGTGTTCATTGTTCTGAAGCCACCGTCCAGATGATTAACACACTGACAACCCCAACAGCCGCAAAGCTTCATTAGCAATATCAttcatttatattaaatattctaaatgacTAAATATAAACTTCTGGGGAGCCGTCATGCTGCAGCGTATTcaccctgcagcagcagcctgtgaaACACCTATACTgcatattatactgtatattactggTTTTACCCGTCTGAATCAAACCAGTCTAATACTCTGGTTATCTGGTCCCATCATGAGGTCAGACCAGTCTTACATgttttatccagcaacccagaaatcttagattaaagacatttccctcacagattagtggtgttttctttttaatttataatgttttatacttctggtgattataatctaatcaatcttatttctatagatgtattttatatatacagttccctttgttaacaccttattttgaaaagcagacgtagtcccacgtgtctacttcctgtaacttctccgaggtggtctctagctctcccgtcagctccgttctctttatccatccatggtcagctccatcggggccgtttcaatgcagagaacataaatgtcagtatctgggtgctctacagtcgtagcgtcggcccgtttgaccacggagacgagagcgacgggcggctccaccgccacgttaccgccttATGATAACGTTACCGCCTGACGATAACGTTTCCGCcttacgataacgtttcctgctatctttatctgcctttttttcggaaatatttccgacatttttcagacttttattgaGACATATATCAGCCTTTTTCggacttttgtttgaacatgtttttGCCTTGTTTTGGCCGTTTTTTGGGCCATATTTCGGCTTTTTTTCTgcagcatgcagctttagctctgctctgtctagctctgcttttcctgtcaatgtgtgaaacccaaagtgtttccatcctttactggatgtgtagtgtttaccatgctggatttaacatgggagggtgcaggtcgtatccacgctgaccctccaacgttttatactttctgaggtttgttttgggtgacgtcacgttactcagattaaaacaataaaagtggtaacttccttctacctccacatagactcagatgaagcaaatatatcgattctggcattaaaacatagAATTatcgtaaaaaaaataaatcacgatacatagatgaatggatttttttccacCCCCAGCAGTCATACTGGGGGACTGGTTCCAGCAGAGAGTTTATCTCTGCTGACTGATTATCACCACTCACATTCCTCCACCCTTTATTTAtactcaagtgtgtgtgtgtgtgtgtgtgtgtgtgtgtgtgtgcgtgtgcgtgtgcgtgtgcgcgtgcgcgtgcgtgtgtgtgtttgcgtgtgtgtgtgtgtgtgtgtgtgtgtgtgtgtgtgtgtgtgtctctctctctgattgtttccttacatgtttttttttttacattgtccCTGAGAGCTCAACACTACGACGTCAGAAAACACGCTGCAAAACAACCAGAAAACACAGGTTGCAGAGAAGACAACAACAAGAGTAAgttacaaaacaacacaagttTCCAGGGGACACTAAAAAGCGATGAACACACCTGGGACACCTGGGATAGAGGTAATGGTGaaatgaaatagaaatatttcttaaagggactgtttgtaagattcatAAATGTCTTATTAGGCAATAGGCCGCTAAGTCAGCTAAAGTCagctaaagtcagcgtcctgttgctggcgcttgtgctcgctgtacatagacatgaaggagcatcactcaacatagtgaggagacacacgtcagctaaaagcacaatatcactctatatttcagctgcttggcagtaatgttagctgaccagaccaaggtctctccatgaatcaatgctgatcctagtgttggcttttcctgcctcagcctcccgaccgcggccggagggaacgggggagacgccggagttttggtcggagacgataacgttactctccgcggagccccgtcacttcacaagacacgggaaacctctgttggtctggaggagctgcagcagttatttctgcacaaacgtccactgaacattcactagatattctcagagctaaactaactctcctgcaaagagtgagaaggagcgcggtgtgtgagtgaaggcaggcagaggagcagaggagcagaggagcagagactccgaccctggagaccaaagctacggtctcccccgcgtcctccgaccgcggccaacactgtttaacagacgggcttcactagacagaactttgcggttttggtgcttcactgtagtttgtgttggagtctgagtctgaacagcgtagacacatgagagcgcgcatgggacaccgaccagcaatgatttatacgtgtaagaagtaaCAAACAGACCATTTAACTCTTTTCTTTCTTGATGTGTCACGTCTCTATAACGCTCACATCCAACTGCATCCCATGACAAATGGGgacaagtcacattttcacattttcgtgccgtttattcatcacgccaccaccaccagtgcGTGTAAAGGCCTTCTCACCTGTGCATTTCCTGCAGTGACGAGCCAAAacatctgctgtgaaaaaggtctcagtctaaagtcaaaatgatctcAAGCCTTTAAAGGTGTATCACAAAGAACATTTTGTGGGATGGCAGCTAATAAGATTCTGGGGTTCTTGAAGCCGGTTACCTTTCCCTACACATTCAAGTCTGTTCTCTGATGTTGTTCTGAGTCTGATTGTGGTTCCTGATGTGCTCTGTGTTTCAGTGATACAGGGTCAGGATGGCTGGGGAGTGACTTACACTCGTCCTACGGAGATCTGTGCCTTAAAAAGATCAACAGTGAACATACGCTGCAGCTACACATACCCATCCAGAGGAGATGACGGTGATACTAGAGTTGAGAGAACATTCTGGTTTATTAAAACGCAGGGTGAAGATCCTGTGGATCTGAGAACAGACCCAGAGTACGCAGGTCGAGTGCAGTACAGTTATCATAACAACATCTGCACTCTGAGACTCACAGACCTGAGAGAGAGCGACTCGGCTGAGTACAAGTTCAGGTTCATAACGAGCCAACCGGATCGGACCTTTACTGGTGAACCTGGAGTCAAACTGTCTGTCACAGGTAACATTTTTGTTGGAAGCTACTGTATGTAAGTTAGCTTCAAATGCTCAACATTGAGGCAACACTGCTTTGAATCTCTTTGTGTATTATATCGTGTGTACGATGACAGTTCAGtcttaaattatgtttttgtttctttactaATCCAGGTTTCCAGGTGCAGGTGAGCAAAACAGGATTGTGCATATCATCCTGTACACGGGCAGACCTGACGTGTCTCAGCAGTTGTCATCTGTCGTATCGTCCCTCCTACA
Coding sequences within:
- the slc8a1a gene encoding sodium/calcium exchanger 1a isoform X3; its protein translation is MSRAGTSSLISTYQLLSLLTIILTELPYSAAGGSSLASNNTLSNSTKCGGATGCVEGVILPVWKPENPAFTDRLARATIYFVGLFYMFLGVSIIADRFMASIEVITSQERQITIKKPNGEKITTTVRIWNETVSNLTLMALGSSAPEILLSVVEVCGHNFNAGQLGPNTIVGSAAFNMFVIIGLCVSVIPEGETRKVKHLRVFFITATWSVFAYIWLYLILAVFSPGVVEIWEGLVTLFFFPLCVGLAYVADRRLLFYKYMYKRYRAGKQKGMIIETEGEPELPSKVDIEMEGRMLNSHGEEFDFKELDEEDSRREVARILKELKQKHPEKEMEQLMELANYQVLSQQQKSRAFYRCQATRIMTGAGNILKKHAADQAKRANQHDICSEVSLNDFSSKVFFDPGTYQCLENCGSVALNVVRRGGDLTSTVSVDYRTEDGTANAGSDYRFTEGTIMFKPGETEKEIRIDIIDDDIFEEDEHFLVHLSNVKVISEGAGSDECKANHVDALASLGLPCTATVTIFDDDHAGIFTFEEPAVTVSESIGVMEVKVIRTSGARGVVVVPYKTMEGTAKGGGEDFEDTHGVLEFENDEILKTIAVSIIDHEEYDKQASFYIELKEPCWNKRRWTGGFVKTGGDVYRKVQGRDHPAPSAIINITEEGGDEVLTKKEEEERRIAEMGRPMLGEHIKLEVVIEESYEFKSTVDKLLKKTNLALVIGTNSWREQFVDAITVSSGDDDDECGEEKLPSCFDYVMHFLTVFWKLLFALVPPTDYLNGWACFVVSISVIGMLTAVIGDLASHFGCTVGLKDSVTAVVFVALGTSVPDTFASKVSAIQDQYADASIGNVTGSNAVNVFLGIGVAWSIAAIYHYSKGQEFRVDPGTLAFSVTLFTIFAFITIFVLIYRRRPEIGGELGGPRVPKILTSCLFFSLWLMYIVFSSLEAYCHVKGF
- the slc8a1a gene encoding sodium/calcium exchanger 1a isoform X1 gives rise to the protein MSRAGTSSLISTYQLLSLLTIILTELPYSAAGGSSLASNNTLSNSTKCGGATGCVEGVILPVWKPENPAFTDRLARATIYFVGLFYMFLGVSIIADRFMASIEVITSQERQITIKKPNGEKITTTVRIWNETVSNLTLMALGSSAPEILLSVVEVCGHNFNAGQLGPNTIVGSAAFNMFVIIGLCVSVIPEGETRKVKHLRVFFITATWSVFAYIWLYLILAVFSPGVVEIWEGLVTLFFFPLCVGLAYVADRRLLFYKYMYKRYRAGKQKGMIIETEGEPELPSKVDIEMEGRMLNSHGEEFDFKELDEEDSRREVARILKELKQKHPEKEMEQLMELANYQVLSQQQKSRAFYRCQATRIMTGAGNILKKHAADQAKRANQHDICSEVSLNDFSSKVFFDPGTYQCLENCGSVALNVVRRGGDLTSTVSVDYRTEDGTANAGSDYRFTEGTIMFKPGETEKEIRIDIIDDDIFEEDEHFLVHLSNVKVISEGAGSDECKANHVDALASLGLPCTATVTIFDDDHAGIFTFEEPAVTVSESIGVMEVKVIRTSGARGVVVVPYKTMEGTAKGGGEDFEDTHGVLEFENDEIFKTIQINIIDDEEYEKNKNFFLEMGEPRLLEMSERKAMLLQEVGGFVKTGGDVYRKVQGRDHPAPSAIINITEEGGDEVLTKKEEEERRIAEMGRPMLGEHIKLEVVIEESYEFKSTVDKLLKKTNLALVIGTNSWREQFVDAITVSSGDDDDECGEEKLPSCFDYVMHFLTVFWKLLFALVPPTDYLNGWACFVVSISVIGMLTAVIGDLASHFGCTVGLKDSVTAVVFVALGTSVPDTFASKVSAIQDQYADASIGNVTGSNAVNVFLGIGVAWSIAAIYHYSKGQEFRVDPGTLAFSVTLFTIFAFITIFVLIYRRRPEIGGELGGPRVPKILTSCLFFSLWLMYIVFSSLEAYCHVKGF
- the slc8a1a gene encoding sodium/calcium exchanger 1a isoform X2 — encoded protein: MSRAGTSSLISTYQLLSLLTIILTELPYSAAGGSSLASNNTLSNSTKCGGATGCVEGVILPVWKPENPAFTDRLARATIYFVGLFYMFLGVSIIADRFMASIEVITSQERQITIKKPNGEKITTTVRIWNETVSNLTLMALGSSAPEILLSVVEVCGHNFNAGQLGPNTIVGSAAFNMFVIIGLCVSVIPEGETRKVKHLRVFFITATWSVFAYIWLYLILAVFSPGVVEIWEGLVTLFFFPLCVGLAYVADRRLLFYKYMYKRYRAGKQKGMIIETEGEPELPSKVDIEMEGRMLNSHGEEFDFKELDEEDSRREVARILKELKQKHPEKEMEQLMELANYQVLSQQQKSRAFYRCQATRIMTGAGNILKKHAADQAKRANQHDICSEVSLNDFSSKVFFDPGTYQCLENCGSVALNVVRRGGDLTSTVSVDYRTEDGTANAGSDYRFTEGTIMFKPGETEKEIRIDIIDDDIFEEDEHFLVHLSNVKVISEGAGSDECKANHVDALASLGLPCTATVTIFDDDHAGIFTFEEPAVTVSESIGVMEVKVIRTSGARGVVVVPYKTMEGTAKGGGEDFEDTHGVLEFENDEILKTIAVSIIDHEEYDKQASFYIELKEPCWNKRRWTGILVPCSGGDVYRKVQGRDHPAPSAIINITEEGGDEVLTKKEEEERRIAEMGRPMLGEHIKLEVVIEESYEFKSTVDKLLKKTNLALVIGTNSWREQFVDAITVSSGDDDDECGEEKLPSCFDYVMHFLTVFWKLLFALVPPTDYLNGWACFVVSISVIGMLTAVIGDLASHFGCTVGLKDSVTAVVFVALGTSVPDTFASKVSAIQDQYADASIGNVTGSNAVNVFLGIGVAWSIAAIYHYSKGQEFRVDPGTLAFSVTLFTIFAFITIFVLIYRRRPEIGGELGGPRVPKILTSCLFFSLWLMYIVFSSLEAYCHVKGF